CCTTTTAACAACTCTCTTTGCATTTCATTGTCTCATTTACAATCACAGTCCGGTGAACCCCTTGTCCTCTTGTACTTTTCCCGGTTCTAAAACTTAAAGAGGAGTTTTATACAAATCCCTCTGCCCACTCTTAATTATCCTTGGAGAAGACTTTTTACCTGAAGGAACTTGGACCGGTTTTCCAGGAGCAGTTTGTTGTCGGTCTTCACTGCTTGTTGAAACATGTAGTCGCAGAACTGCTCCCTCACAAATCCTGGGCTGGCCACCAGGATGCACTTCACTACATCGAAGTTTATGTGGCGCTGGATAGCCTGGACCACCTGTTCATAGAATCGCTCCAGGGCCCGGTCATGCTGCGAACAGTTGCCTTTCCGTTTTCTAGGGATGTTCACCTCCACCTTGGCCCGAGTGAGGGTCATGCTGGGAGTGACTAAGCAGATATGGGCGAGGCCTTCCTGCATGACCACAGCCGCCACATCTGCACTCCAGGCCGGGTCACAGGCCTGCTCAATGCGCTCCAGAACCACACTGTCCCACTGTTTCTTGGCCAGGGTGAACTGGCGGTTGGGCTCCAGCTCGATGGTGTGGTAAGCCCCCATCTTGACATACTCATTTTCTTGGATGTTGGTCCCCTTAACCCGCAGCTGGCAGGCTTGAGAGTCAAAATCGATGGCCTCCACGCAGAGAGTGAGCGTAGTGCGCACCCGGTTGCTCCCTACGCTGCCCGTGGAGGACTCGGTCTGCACCTTGCGGATGGTGGAGGCACGCAAGCTGTCGCCCACCTGCACTAGATTGTAGGTGTGCCACATATCCTCAGGTTCCTCGGGGACGAGGGTCACCTGGCCCGCATTGTCTTTCTCAATGTCCTTCCTCACGAGCTTCATGACGCcggcggcgggtgggggtgggggtgggggtgggggtgggggggcggtgttCACAGGCAGAACGCGAGGCCACGAGGAGGTCCCcagtgggaggggggcagggaggggaaagCGGGTctgggccggggagggggcggggcccgcgtcCCCGCAGGCACTAGCCCGGCGGGAAGGAAATGCTCTAGTTCTGACTCAAGCGGCCGACGGGAACACTTACGCCGGCCCTTCTTTTCCTGGTCTCCGCGCGCGCCGCGCCGGACCCCGCGAGAGACAGAGCAGCCGGCTTCTCCGAGGCTCCAGCCGCCAGCGCGGACCCAGGGCGGCCGCCAGCAGAGCGCATGCGCAGCGCGCAGCCCGCCCCTCGGCGCACGTCTTACGTCCCCACGGGGTAGGCGGGGTCGCGGGGTCGCAGGCCCCCGGGGCGCAGGCGTAGTCGTCGCCGTCGCTAGGCGCGTTCGGAGGAAACCCGCGGGGGGAAGCGctcggaggcggcggcggcggcggcgggtctTTTATGTTAATACCGAACCTGTTTGTGCAGACTTTGGGGACTatgtgaatgcaaactggtttttttttgttgttgttgtttttccagaTGCGTGAAGTTGCCGCTGTTTACCTTCTCTCCCCTTGGGCTAAATCCGGTTTCAAACCTTAACTAGAAGTAAAAGGAATTCTCCGAAGTGCACACTTGCTCCCAAAGTTCTAAAACGTGCTTTCGCCTTATCCGCACCCCAACGCTGCCCACCTGCTGGAGTTGCTATTTCCAGAACCGGTTTCTAACAACGACGGGTCTCGATGGGTCTGGGCTCCGAGCAATCTGCCCAGCTGTTTGCCGCGCTTAGTCACCGTGTCTGCACCGACCGACTTCCCCAGACGTTAAAGCGCTGGCCCCAGAGACACAAGAAACCGTCTGGGGAATTTACCCCTGGGTGGACCGCTCAGTTGCTTGCCCTGGTGTCCTGGGAATCCCAGAATCCAAAATTGGCAGTCTCCGCTTCACGCAGCTCAGTAGCCTGTGAAATACTTAGGTTGGGGGTTGGGTCGCAAAAGCTTAGGGCCTGACCCTCACTGCTAACGTCTAGCTGAGAGCTGAGGGTACTGGAAGTGGGGAACGTCTGATTTACTAGGACCAACaggatttaaagaaaatctgtaaaTCTCTTGGCGTTTTATGGTGGCGAGAGGTTGAAAAGTGAGGATTGCCTCTTAACAAGATCACTGAATAGAAAAAGCCCCCTTCTTGCACTTCCAAGAAAACCTAGTAACTTTTGAGTAAGGAACTGATTGCACTAAAGCGTAAAGATGGGTTGCTTCTCCAAAGGACATTTACTAATAACTAGGGAAGAGAAATACTTTGAGTTGCTCcttgatcactttttttttatttatttattttttgatcacttttttttaaagtagaatttacCTCTCTGCAAAGCCTGACAAAGATTAAAAACCACAGATTCAGAGTGGCAGGCATACAGTAGGATCTTAACAAGGGTTAAGTTTTTATTGAagagctatcatttattgaatattcaCCAGGTACTTTCCTATACTCTTCTAATCCTCTCCTGTAAATAtttgttatcctcattttgtgGATTAGAAAATGAATTACggggaaataaatgaattcaagatCACATAACCAGCTTTTAAATTCAGACCTGCTTAACTCCACACCCTCTCCTCTATCCAGTGCTGCAAACTATATTACGGATGCTCAAAATCATCTCTGCAATCACAAATTATGTGCTGTCATTCACTGCCACTTCTTGTCACTTTTACTAGTTAAAGACACACAGCTTAGGAACTAACAGGATCTGAAAAGCACAGTCCCTTTCTTGctttcattacttttaaaaaaatctttatattccTCCATTCAACATAGTTTTCCTTCCGTCCAGTCTAGGTCACCATTACAATCCTTGAGAAGAATCCAGTATTCTACTTTAGAAAACTATGCACATATTTCTACACTTTAAAACCTGTGGGAAACCCCCATTAACTGTTAATTCTgtggttcttttaaaaagtttatttaaatcatAGGGTAAACTACTTtgagctgtcttttttttttttttaagactttatttatttattcatgacagagagagagaggcagagagagaagcaggcttcatgcagggagcctgatgtggcacttgatcctgggtctccaggatcacgccctgggcctacggcaggcgctaaactgctgagccacccagggatccccctaagctgtctttttaaacataaatgggCTTCAGTGATTGAACATATTACAAAATTTTTCATAGAATTACTATTTGATCTGAAATGGAACGATTTTTTAGTAATTGTAACTTACTGTTGAACAATCAGATGTTTTCTCCCAGATTTTGTGTGGTAACTTACTGTTTCCAgactaattacatttttatttggagTTATTTGGAGTTCTCATTCCCTACtaattaaaattcaattctcTAGCATTCAAGGCCTCCATGATTTTGCCTTACAAACATTATTTTCCACTTGGGCCCTCCAGCATCCTATATTCCACAGGAGTAATCTTTGTTCCCCGTATATCCTGGGAACTGTCTACTTGTTGCCCTTaactctgccattctctctgcttAAAATGTCACTGCCTCTCACTCTTGTGAGAGTAGGACATAAATCCTACTTCTTTTTAAGCACTAGCTTAAATATTATCTCACATTTGAAATCATGCATTATATTAATTGGAATATTAGTTTTTTCTTTCGTATTCAGCTCTTGGTGGATTCACCCTCATTCTTCCACTGAATCTTGAAAAGTcctttgcacatagtaggcacttacgTATCAACGATAAGCTTAGTGAATCAGGTGTAAAGTGTGGCAGCTATATGAACATCATCACAGAGTTCTTAAGTCATGATTTTGTAATCAGCTATGGTTCACTTAATAATGGTATGTAAGAAGTAATCCTATTTTAAAACTGCTGTAGTTATAGCAGTTATGTAATAGCAGTATGCAGCATTTTCATTCTTTaccaaaatacacaaaatcatgaggaaaaaaaaacatgatttagCTGttactttaaattataattttatatttacttactgGCTCTctgaaaatagaatttatatcagtagctttatatttttctattttatttatattaatctCTCTagaattaagaatatttatttgatataatttcagtGTCTCAAAAAGAGAACTGGGCTAGAAGTCAAACATCCTGGACTGTAATTCTTACCCTGTCAATTGTTTTTACTCTAACTTTTGGCAGCCCTCAGTCTCTTAGAAATGCTGTTCCTTTTACTTAAGAATATTgaattcaataattaaaattgtCTCATtatgatgtaaaaatatttttaaaaaagtaaaacactacTCATAATATGAACCTATCacatttactttcaatttttcatAGTACCTTTTGAATTTGATTGTTCCTTAGGCCCACTGCAGTGGTAAAAGATCAATACCAAGTTTAATAATTGCACACCAAGAGTCAGCAGTCATGAGTCTTGATCTTTCTA
This genomic stretch from Canis lupus familiaris isolate Mischka breed German Shepherd chromosome 4, alternate assembly UU_Cfam_GSD_1.0, whole genome shotgun sequence harbors:
- the PELO gene encoding protein pelota homolog, which codes for MKLVRKDIEKDNAGQVTLVPEEPEDMWHTYNLVQVGDSLRASTIRKVQTESSTGSVGSNRVRTTLTLCVEAIDFDSQACQLRVKGTNIQENEYVKMGAYHTIELEPNRQFTLAKKQWDSVVLERIEQACDPAWSADVAAVVMQEGLAHICLVTPSMTLTRAKVEVNIPRKRKGNCSQHDRALERFYEQVVQAIQRHINFDVVKCILVASPGFVREQFCDYMFQQAVKTDNKLLLENRSKFLQVHASSGHKYSLKEALCDPSVASRLSDTKAAGEVKALDDFYKMLQHEPDRAFYGLKQVEKANEAMAIDTLLISDELFRHQDVATRSRYVKLVDSVKENAGTVRIFSSLHVSGEQLSQLTGVAAILRFPVPELSDQEDDSSSEED